ATAATAAATAACCCGCTCGAGTTCTCGCGTACTAAGACCAATAAGATAGCTGAGTTTGCTCGGTATTGACCGCAAATACCAAATATGCACCACAGGCACAGCGAGCGTAATATGCCCCATCCGATCGCGGCGGACTTTTTTTCGTGTTACTTCAACACCGCACCGATCACAAATAATTCCTCTGTACCGGATTCCTTTATATTTACCACAATGGCATTCGTAATCTTTGACTGGCCCAAAGATTTTCTCACAAAACAAACCATCTTTCTCAGGTTTATATGACCGATAATTGATGGTTTCTGGTTTAAGAGTTTCACCATAAGATCGAGCTAGAATCATCTCTGGAGATGCTAAGCCAATTGTTATCGATGAAAAATCTTTGGAAGTATCTACTGCTGTTGATTGTATGAACGTCAAAGTACGCCTCCCTTATTCCAATTCAATGTCTAAGCCCAAACCCTGAAGCTCCTTAATAAGGACGCTAAAAGATTCCGGTGTTCCAAATTTAGGTAAACTCTCACCTTTTACGATAGCATTGTACACTTTTGACCTGCCATCAACATCATCCGATTTAACAGTGAGAATTTCCTGCAATGTATGGGCGGCACCATACGCTTCGAGGGCCCAACATTCCATTTCTCCGAACCGCTGACCACCAAATTGAGCTTTTCCACCCAACGGCTGTTGCGTAATCAGAGAATAAGGTCCCGTCGAACGAGCATGCATTTTATCATCCACCATATGGCTCAATTTCATCATGTAAATGCAACCGACTGTAATGGGGTTATCAAAATGTTCACCAGTACGCCCATCAATTAAAGCTGTTTTCCCAGATACAGGAAGCTTTGCCTTCTTAAGTTCATTTTCGACTTCTTCTGGTCGTGCACCGTCAAAAGCCGCTGTATCATAATGAAGCCCAAGAGCTTTACCTGCCCATCCAAGCATCGTTTCATAAAGCTGCCCAAGATTCATACGTGAAGGAACACCAAGCGGATTTAAAACGATATCGATTGGGGTTCCATCTTCCATGAAAGGCATATCTTCTTCCGGAACAATCGTTGCCACAACACCTTTATTCCCATGACGTCCCGCCATTTTATCTCCGACCTGTACTTTGCGCTTGCTAGCAACATAGACTTTTGCAAGGCTCAGAATCCCTGGCTGAAGTTCATCGCCAATTCTGATTTTAAAGATACTCTTTTCAAGATTATTTTCTATTTTTTTCCATTCAGTTTTATAGGATTTCCAAACCGACTTAATTTTTTTCCAGGTTTTTTCATTTTCAACCCATGGCTGATCTAGAGCAAATCGTTCAAGGTCATAACTCAGAATTCTTTTCTGAGTCATTTTTGTCCCTTTTTTAATTATGGTTCGTTTTTTTAAAGATCGAATTCCAAGGGAAACTTCACCTTTCAATAACTCCAAGAGTTTTTCATCGCGAGCAATTTTCAAAGCTGCTTTTAAATCGCGCGCCTCTTTTTGAAGCTTATCAATCATTTGCCGCTCTTCAGATCTGGTAGATCGTGCACTTTTTTCAAAGAGTTTTGTGTTCACCACAACGCCCTTAATACCAGGATCCGCTCGTTTTGAAGCATCTTTTACTTCACCGGCTTTTTCACCAAAAATCGCTCGAAGTAGTTTCTCTTCTGGCGTTGGGTCCGTTTCACCTTTCGGAGTGACCTTCCCGATGAGGATGTCACCTTCCATTACTTTGGCGCCAACACGGATGATTCCATTTTCATCAAGTTCCTTGGTGGTATCCTCACTAACGTTTGGAATTTCCGCAGTCAATTCTTCTTGTCCGCGCTTTGTCTCCCTTACCTCCAAATCAATTTCACTGATATGGATACTTGAAAACGAATCATCCTTAACCAAACGTTCGCTAATAACAATCGCATCTTCAAAATTGTATCCACGCCAAGGCATGAATGCAACCATTAAATTGCGACCCAAAGCCAATTCTCCATTTTGAGTTGAAGTACCATCTGCAATTACATCACCTTTTTTCACTTTTTGTCCCGCTTGCACGATGGGCCGTTGGTTCTGACATGTATTTTGGTTCGTACCAATTATTTTTCTTAATGGAACTTCCACCAAATTTTCACCTTGGACTAAACTGAGACTATCTAAAATCTCAGATGTCTTTATCACGATTTTTTCAGAATCAACATAATGAATTCTTCCCTTCATCGGAGACATGATTGCAGATCGGGAATCGCGCGCTATTTTACCTTCAATACCTGTTCCAACTATGGGTCGTTCCGGGTTCATAAGCGGAACTGATTGCCTCTGCATATTGGAACCCATTAAAGCACGATTCGCGTCATCATGTTCTAAGAATGGAATCAATGCAGCAGCAACACTTAAAATCTGATTCGGAGCAACGTCCATAAAATCAATATCCAAGGGAGAAACCATTGGAAAATCGCCCTTCATTCTTGCGCGGACCAACTCGTTGGTCAGCATTTTTCGATCATCCATCTCTTCATTAGATTGTACAATCATTGATCTGTCTTCATCATCTGCAGAGAGGTAAGAGATTGTATTTGTTGCGTAAGAACGTCCTTTCTTTTGAATAACTCCTCTATAAGGAGCTTCAATAAATCCATGATCATTCACTTGGGCAAGTAATGCCAATGATGATATAAGACCAATGTTTGGACCTTCCGGTGTTTCAATCGGACACAATCGGCCATAATGTGTATAATGAACATCGCGCACCTCAAATCCGGCGCGTTCACGAGTTAGTCCGCCAGGTCCAAGTGCAGAAATTCGACGCTTATGCGTAACCTCAGCAAGAGGATTAGTCTGATCACCAAACTGCGATAATTGACTTGTCCCAAAAAATCCATTAATAACAGTAGTTACTACGCGGGAATTGATCAGATCTTGAGGTGTAATACTTTCTTGTTCTCTCAGATTCATTCGCTCATGAATAGTTCTAATCATTCGGCTGAGAGCAATATTAAACTGATTGGTTAATTGTTCGCCGATCGTCTTGACTCGCCTGTTTCCTAAATGATCAATATCATCCGTACCGCGCTCACCTTTTCTAAGGTCTATCAATATACTCAATACTCCGATAATGTCATCCATAGTCAGAGTAGTTTGCTCAACCGGCACATCCAAATTGAACTGTTGATTTAGTCTATAACGACCGACTTGGCCTAAATCATATTTTTTGGGACTGAAGAAAATTCGTTCAATAAATTTCTGAGCCGTTTCAAGATTTGGCGGTTCACCGGATCTTAAAAGTTGATAAACAGCCGAAAGTGCTTCCTCAGTATTATGGGTTGGATCTTTTCGAATCGTATTTGTCAAAAGCATCGCACGAAAATCCTTATTTGCATCTGCAACTTGGACCGAGTCAATTTTGGCGGCCTGAAGACCTTCCAAAACTTCTGAA
This genomic stretch from Candidatus Neomarinimicrobiota bacterium harbors:
- the rpoB gene encoding DNA-directed RNA polymerase subunit beta, with the translated sequence MKATENNQGNRVSFSKIPSIVEMPDILAIQTDSFQQFIQEHVFEGQRKDIGLEKVLRATFPIEDSHRNYVFEYNNYFLGLPKYTPAECIDRGVTYSVPLKVRLVLHITDESNKNEYEQSIEQDVYFGNLPYMTEKGTFIINGAERVIVSQLQRSPGVFFDESIHPNGTKLFQGRIIPFRGSWVDFTTDINDCLFAIIDRRRKFPVTMLLRALGFSTNADIFKVFECIKTAKLKGKKAEEAIGTSLVEDVVNEETGEIYYEGGTEINSEVLEGLQAAKIDSVQVADANKDFRAMLLTNTIRKDPTHNTEEALSAVYQLLRSGEPPNLETAQKFIERIFFSPKKYDLGQVGRYRLNQQFNLDVPVEQTTLTMDDIIGVLSILIDLRKGERGTDDIDHLGNRRVKTIGEQLTNQFNIALSRMIRTIHERMNLREQESITPQDLINSRVVTTVINGFFGTSQLSQFGDQTNPLAEVTHKRRISALGPGGLTRERAGFEVRDVHYTHYGRLCPIETPEGPNIGLISSLALLAQVNDHGFIEAPYRGVIQKKGRSYATNTISYLSADDEDRSMIVQSNEEMDDRKMLTNELVRARMKGDFPMVSPLDIDFMDVAPNQILSVAAALIPFLEHDDANRALMGSNMQRQSVPLMNPERPIVGTGIEGKIARDSRSAIMSPMKGRIHYVDSEKIVIKTSEILDSLSLVQGENLVEVPLRKIIGTNQNTCQNQRPIVQAGQKVKKGDVIADGTSTQNGELALGRNLMVAFMPWRGYNFEDAIVISERLVKDDSFSSIHISEIDLEVRETKRGQEELTAEIPNVSEDTTKELDENGIIRVGAKVMEGDILIGKVTPKGETDPTPEEKLLRAIFGEKAGEVKDASKRADPGIKGVVVNTKLFEKSARSTRSEERQMIDKLQKEARDLKAALKIARDEKLLELLKGEVSLGIRSLKKRTIIKKGTKMTQKRILSYDLERFALDQPWVENEKTWKKIKSVWKSYKTEWKKIENNLEKSIFKIRIGDELQPGILSLAKVYVASKRKVQVGDKMAGRHGNKGVVATIVPEEDMPFMEDGTPIDIVLNPLGVPSRMNLGQLYETMLGWAGKALGLHYDTAAFDGARPEEVENELKKAKLPVSGKTALIDGRTGEHFDNPITVGCIYMMKLSHMVDDKMHARSTGPYSLITQQPLGGKAQFGGQRFGEMECWALEAYGAAHTLQEILTVKSDDVDGRSKVYNAIVKGESLPKFGTPESFSVLIKELQGLGLDIELE